One Watersipora subatra chromosome 4, tzWatSuba1.1, whole genome shotgun sequence genomic window carries:
- the LOC137393077 gene encoding protein SHQ1 homolog, with translation MLTPRFTLSQNDEFIIAKIETPYVKFSDGEMWMQDNEFSFYCKPYHLKLYFSGEIFEDGTELARYDVESGIFTINIPKMVKGEKFENLDMLTKLVTPSTANTSVKGSAVIEVLNSSTYDELVDETTEIDWSVEQVLPKEDEVDIGLSLCSCNYGFNLKHKTVFTKLREEAHELLDILNPEEAPVQQRPILQKQQEVKDFNLEHYIADFCDDSLIEELITYTSSSEIAYKKYREGTASLSNLIVYSKDEVEDLLRLPRKDYILDSGETKSALLGLIDVLFAYLYDMRSCMEENTVESCWTVRKLSSCLSWLVVHADLKTTLCGCLRRALSYPLYRHWVLAMKVLEDVCIALCLGRKHVVKCLLSIHRLFNNNEPYHVLNDLYITDYCTWIQTVSNDTLMSLSNQIRCCHLSKDDLGLDLLAVEESSSDDGSCDTEDDSEEDQEEMGVISCLGQSGAVSHSKLITELGDSCALVHETVTTDSLVSETVSTDTLVSETVTTDSQIGELVSCATNVTQSITSIAKASEAVTIGTPANDKVISDSLETLDGEGLDRKLAQLNVSD, from the exons ATGCTGACTCCccggttcacactatcacaaaatGATGAATTTATCATCGCAAAAATTGAAACTCCGTATGTCAAGTTCTCTGATGGAGAGATGTGGATGCAGGACAATGAATTTTCTTTTTACTGCAAGCCTTACCATTTAAAACTCTATTTTTCTGGAGAGATTTTCGAAGACGGAACAGAATTGGCCAGGTATGACGTCGAATCTGGCATTTTTACTATTAACATCCCTAAGATGGTAAAAGGTGAAAAATTTGAGAATCTTGATATGCTTACAAAACTGGTCACTCCATCGACGGCGAACACTTCTGTCAAAGGTTCTGCAGTCATTGAGGTTCTGAACAGCTCTACCTATGATGAACTAGTCGATGAGACTACTGAaattgattggtcggttgagcAAGTTCTTCCAAAGGAAGATGAGGTAGATATAGGTTTGTCTCTATGTAGTTGCAACTATGGCTTTAATCTCAAACACAAGACAGTTTTTACCAAACTGAGGGAAGAAGCTCATGAGCTGTTGGACATCTTGAATCCGGAAGAAGCACCAGTGCAACAGCGACCAATCCTGCAGAAGCAACAAGAAGTGAAGGATTTTAATTTAGAGCATTACATAGCTGACTTTTGTGACGACTCACTGATAGAAGAGTTAATTACATATACGTCTTCATCGGAGATAGCTTATAAGAAGTATCGCGAAG GAACAGCATCGCTGTCAAATCTGATTGTATACAGCAAAGACGAAGTTGAGGATCTGTTAAGATTACCAAGGAAGGACTATATACTAGACTCTGGAGAGACGAAGTCAGCACTGCTGGGATTGATAGATGTGCTATTCGCTTATCTTTATGATATGAG GTCTTGCATGGAAGAAAACACTGTTGAGTCTTGCTGGACAGTAAGGAAGCTGAGCTCCTGCCTTTCATGGCTTGTCGTGCACGCTGACCTAAAGACTACGCTGTGTGGCTGCCTTAGACGAGCCTTGTCTTACCCTCTCTACAGACACTGGGTGCTTGCTATGAAG GTCCTGGAGGATGTATGCATTGCACTCTGTCTTGGAAGAAAACATGTGGTGAAATGTTTGCTAAGCATCCATCGCTTATTCAACAACAATGAGCCTTACCATGTCCTCAATGATCTCTACATAACTGACTACTGCACTTGGATACAGACCGTTTCAAATGATACCTTGATGTCTCTCTCGAACCAAATCCGTTGCTGTCATCTCAGTAAGGATGATCTTGGCTTGGATCTACTTGCTGTCGAAGAGTCTAGTAGCGACGATGGATCCTGTGATACAGAGGATGATAGTGAAGAGGATCAGGAAGAGATGGGAGTGATATCCTGTTTGGGGCAAAGCGGAGCCGTCAGCCACTCTAAGCTGATCACTGAACTCGGTGATAGCTGTGCTCTAGTGCATGAAACAGTCACTACTGATAGTCTAGTTAGTGAAACAGTCTCTACTGATACTCTAGTTAGTGAGACAGTCACTACTGATAGTCAAATTGGTGAACTTGTCTCCTGTGCTACTAATGTTACTCAAAGCATTACTAGCATTGCTAAAGCTAGTGAGGCAGTTACTATAGGTACTCCAGCTAATGATAAAGTCATTAGTGACAGTTTAGAAACTTTAGATGGTGAAGGTTTGGATAGAAAACTTGCACAACTAAATGTCTCAGATTAA
- the LOC137393725 gene encoding 14-3-3 protein beta/alpha-A-like, which translates to MADKIAGKSKDELVQRAKHAEQAERYDDMAAAMKAITEMLGKGNDKLASEERNLLSVAYKNVVGARRSAWRVISSIEHKTEGSEKKQAMAREYKQKVESELKSICNDVLMLLDGHLIPSAPEDDAESKVFYYKMKGDYYRYLGEVAVADEREKVILQSQEAYDNAYSEASTKMPPTHPIRLGLALNFSVFYYEILNTPEKACSLAKQAFDDAIAELDTLQEDAYKDSTLIMQLLRDNLTLWTSDQEAQQGEDD; encoded by the exons ATGGCTGATAAAATAGCTGGAAAAAGTAAAGACGAGCTTGTTCAAAGAGCTAAACATGCAGAGCAAGCCGAAAGATATGACGACATGGCTGCTGCCATGAAGGCGATTACAGAGATGCTTGGTAAAGGCAATGACAAATTAGCCAGCGAGGAACGCAACCTTCTGTCTGTAGCATACAAAAACGTAGTCGGTGCTAGGCGGTCTGCCTGGAGAGTTATATCTAGCATAGAACACAAAACGGAAGGGAGTGAGAAAAAGCAGGCGATGGCAAGAGAATACAAACAGAAAGTTGAATCGGAATTAAAAAGCATATGCAACGATGTTTTG ATGTTGCTAGATGGCCATCTCATTCCAAGCGCACCAGAAGATGATGCAGAATCCAAAGTGTTTTACTACAAAATGAAAGGAGACTACTACAGATATTTAGGCGAAGTCGCTGTAGCAGATGAAAGGGAAA AAGTAATATTGCAATCACAAGAAGCATATGACAACGCTTACTCTGAAGCATCAACTAAAATGCCACCAACACATCCTATCAGACTCGGTTTGGCACTAAATTTCTCAGTGTTTTATTATGAAATACTGAACACTCCGGAAAAAGCCTGTTCTCTTGCCAAGCAG GCATTTGATGACGCCATAGCTGAGTTAGACACATTACAAGAAGACGCTTACAAAGACAGCACACTTATAATGCAATTACTACGAGACAATCTCACA TTATGGACATCTGACCAAGAAGCTCAACAGGGAGAAGACGATTAA